From the Paramormyrops kingsleyae isolate MSU_618 chromosome 7, PKINGS_0.4, whole genome shotgun sequence genome, one window contains:
- the LOC111854181 gene encoding uncharacterized bromodomain-containing protein 10, with product MKVQSDTNINLSKVSLSEVMEHKEMTSKADRQRHLILHSPDHVSFEEIDEGSQPDSAIPPRSAFVQNSEYRSTDGETPASIRENNTVDYNEDNTLGAEDTVAEMSEDSSSTLNEDDDLSYELQQAHRIFHGFLLEKHKGITAPFMQPLCSGEETGDGDHTKQPMWFRRIEEKFLNREYESITEFVADFRLMLENCYRYHGVDHWISKQAQKLEIMLEQKLTLLSRTLREKTTLAVTSKGRFGTEEEKGPGVTSTRRRSTPRNLTSVAVGANESLMVQALRLEEQQRAKEEKRLREQEKKEVEEASAKELDTWERSLLAKAAPWPVETLWELPAVGHFLCLAQTVLNLPEIVFFELERCLLMPRCSAFLAKVMTSLLCHPQRRATLHRRPPFTYRRWEAAVRHKVSGWYQLMGQSEDSAACAQQFGLSPLFFQTLGETSPLEEKPFHQLPFNQRVWLLKGLCDFVYENQKEVQDAVLSQPIHECRESILGYDGRENAYIHFPHFCGADLRIYCQSPSTPPKFPPPAIRVRRVEKVKKVEATMHPEGPTVPEENEKKDVKNEPACFNSEMKEKDNMPAVNSWGLTDHQSQYRLDLQIKAESAEKGHTDILSPCRGHFDSCDIKGIKVQSIDVGCKPTMKEERLSLIAPMSCEPGVPVMDAEQVPQTQLSAHPGEIPLNPGMDRVEGNKFPTDIQDQCRACGTDEDPHLEYRRGCSIIPLHKTAPSESPRPEGCAEGKSSRTRTKKKKRKKKKMKELGATEGRGKSAGSRLNLAKATKKGIQKTAAAQKKKGKRKKLRAEKKFESKKLTAKKRKTGPKLPAEPKFQLVCSSVEELRELISKIEDELEELESTRKKSGKWYSRRQAVKELLITLIRLLKELSPWESKIIKAFQRNRARLKKDYEDFKKHPEYDSFVREEWIEDDRDGAVAKDGHSSDNPKTTERAEKLDAVKTEDTKQQAVESSRRSRTPRQETIGLDEHRTPFRTTKRAPSGNTDEELALRKKLRITGEEQASTTVPAEVKESNPAAESLVVETSKVTAPVAVFLKGSKPIQALLAKSIGNKVTLISQPAAAAMVPKSEIPQKTSKPLASPGKPLQSSFIPKSPVQGPVQGIYKISEGMDLLGKSTTPEKIALQPLLDQKIGKKAMQQVVILPTMKEPLHHNITTVSVSKPSATLPDAPGVATVNSTNKVPIQQVSPLPDACNRKPLTSAVISSLPTSPKTYYAGNSVSQAGPAPSDIQNRLTLTSPSKSDSKQELKTVCIRDSQSILVTTRGGNTGVVKVQTSDQSVSSFLASSPIITISPHLQAFLVSKSSPSVASSTVVSSATETTTSSAPSLFSNSLTNCVSHHPSAVSIPVSAGQRVGNIVNFALNQTQDTISAPLTASKCNITTQTLTPKNSTLPMVPQTNLSLPTSSAKSDIAVTQTSSTLFATQPLTTRAQQAEGLAERPSMQRVILVAPSSTIATSAVTAKVPSTSSTVPAPRLIFISQASSSVEQPLVSIPKKTTSSDSMAISLTSASQIADMKIGLNLSQAIVNTTSSLQKVPTGGLSDLSNKLPAEAFSVGLPVAGSDSKCTPVTTSKVSVVETTSDGKAVTFPALKAGNLVSSTLPVLSLQHSSLSSRASLIPSVGKTATAQSEGSSLKSVVASSVKSLINKDSALIPKAPTGTTIPGLVFNKPPFQASAMSKPVPFKISPVILPPVLQSQDCTSPSKSFSTTPSAPQAAQHAIVPPPYESNTMQQKILINTATPLSPGSHIVINNTRFIVPAQGLGPGSHMLLISSPVVPLSSPQGPNPSSTSQRGPATSVAAAPVLSAGQNPRKFTPSTQPLHGPYITPSPSGVKLASSYTCSTPQMTVVGNTTKSPLPTGNTTSVAQVPQLFAVASTLCQALPNSQTAPSAPSAEAKGSLAALCQAASNQTKETPPLASQKPGRPPGATKAAPWQIGLANVVASATLTPAVPALGAIISRTQVLPTAAVPPIGSTISRIQSLPVATVLPIGSDFNRRQASPIATVPPSNSTVIIATGQSVRTPTSESSSMTPGQTILSQTLNRPSSQVSAPAAVTSASIDKLMVSPDGAVLNAIRSPAVSSLPSASKTLATVVVTHSSSTGRVLPSLKTDDPLTSAHAEKASSSD from the exons ATGAAGGTGCAGTCTGATACAAATATTAATCTGTCCAAGGTATCATTAAGTGAAGTTATGGAGCATAAAGAAATGACTAGCAAAGCGGACAGACAaagacatttaattttgcaCAGTCCCGACCATGTGTCTTTTGAAGAAATCGACGAAGGGTCGCAACCAGACTCCGCGATACCACCGAGATCGGCGTTTGTGCAGAATAGCGAGTACAGAAGCACCGATGGGGAGACACCAGCCTCAATCCGGGAAAATAACACTGTGGATTACAATGAGGATAACACCCTGGGAGCGGAAGATACCGTAGCTGAAATGTCAGAGGACAGTTCAAGCACGTTAAACGAAGATGACGATCTGAGCTACGAGCTGCAGCAGGCGCATAGGATATTTCACGGCTTTCTGCTGGAGAAACACAAGGGAATCACGGCTCCGTTCATGCAGCCGCTGTGCAGCGGGGAGGAAACGGGAGACGGAGATCACACCAAACAGCCCATGTGGTTTCGCAGGATCGAGGAGAAGTTCCTGAACAGGGAATACGAGAGCATCACCGAGTTTGTAGCAGACTTCAGGCTGATGTTGGAGAATTGTTACAGGTACCACGGTGTCGACCACTGGATCTCCAAACAGGCGCAGAAATTAGAAATTATGCTGGAGCAGAAGCTGACTTTGCTCTCCAG GACTCTCCGAGAGAAGACCACTCTGGCCGTAACCTCGAAGGGTCGTTTTGGCACGGAGGAGGAGAAAGGGCCCGGCGTTACCTCAACGCGACGCCGCTCCACTCCCCGTAACCTTACGTCCGTCGCCGTGGGGGCCAACGAGTCTCTCATGGTGCAGGCGCTGAGACTGGAGGAGCAGCAGAGAGCCAAGGAAGAGAAGAG GCTGAgggagcaggaaaaaaaagaggTGGAGGAGGCCAGCGCCAAAGAGCTGGATACCTGGGAGCGGAGCCTGCTGGCCAAGGCCGCCCCGTGGCCTGTGGAGACGCTGTGGGAGCTGCCCGCCGTCGGCCACTTCCTGTGTCTGGCACAGACTGTGCTCAACCTCCCCGAGATCGTCTTCTTCGAGCTGGAGCGCTGCCTGCTCATGCCGCGGTGCAGCGCCTTCCTGGCCAAGGTCATGACGTCGCTGCTGTGTCACCCGCAGAGGCGAGCCACTCTGCACCGGCGACCTCCCTTTACCTACCGCCGCTGGGAGGCGGCCGTCCGGCACAAGGTCTCCGGCTGGTACCAGCTCATGGGGCAGTCGGAGGACTCGGCGGCTTGTGCCCAGCAGTTTGGCCTCTCCCCGCTGtttttccagacgctaggagaGACCAGCCCGCTGGAGGAGAAGCCCTTCCACCAGTTGCCATTCAACCAGCGCGTGTGGCTGCTTAAGGGCTTGTGTGACTTCGTGTATGAAAACCAGAAGGAGGTGCAGGACGCGGTGCTTAGCCAGCCCATCCACGAATGCCGGGAGTCCATCCTTGGTTACGACGGGCGAGAGAACGCCTATATTCATTTCCCACATTTCTGTGGGGCGGATCTGCGCATCTATTGCCAAAGTCCAAGCACCCCTCCTAAGTTTCCCCCTCCAGCCATTCGGGTTAGAAGAGTGGAAAAGGTGAAAAAGGTGGAAGCCACCATGCATCCTGAGGGACCGACGGTGCCGGAAGAAAATGAGAAGAAAGACGTGAAGAATGAACCTGCCTGTTTCAACTCAGAAATGAAAGAAAAGGACAATATGCCTGCAGTGAATTCATGGGGTCTGACGGATCACCAGTCACAGTATAGACTGGACCTTCAGATTAAAGCAGAATCTGCTGAGAAGGGACACACTGACATACTCTCTCCATGTAGAGGACATTTTGACTCTTGCGATATTAAGGGTATTAAAGTCCAGTCCATAGACGTAGGATGTAAACCCACGATGAAGGAGGAGCGTTTGTCGTTAATTGCGCCAATGTCCTGTGAACCAGGCGTGCCGGTGATGGATGCAGAACAGGTACCACAGACACAGTTATCTGCACATCCAGGGGAGATCCCGCTTAACCCGGGCATGGACCGCGTGGAAGGAAACAAGTTTCCAACCGATATCCAGGACCAGTGTAGGGCATGTGGCACCGACGAAGACCCACATCTGGAATACCGCCGAGGTTGCTCGATAATCCCGCTGCACAAAACGGCTCCTTCTGAGTCTCCCCGTCCGGAAGGATGTGCCGAGGGGAAATCTAGCCGGACGCgaacgaagaaaaaaaaaaggaagaaaaagaaaatgaaggAACTGGGTGCAACCGAGGGACGGGGCAAGTCTGCTGGTAGCCGACTCAATCTGGCCAAGGCGACCAAGAAGGGGATCCAGAAAACCGCAGCGGCTCAGAAGAAGAAGGGAAAGCGGAAGAAGCTCAGGGCAG aaaaaaagtttGAGTCCAAAAAGTTGACGGCAAAGAAGAGAAAAACCGGTCCCAAGCTACCAGCTGAGCCAAAATTTCAG CTCGTGTGCTCCAGTGTGGAGGAACTCAGAGAGCTGATCAGCAAAATTGAAGATGAACTGGAAGAGCTTGAAAGCACCAGAAAGAAATCT GGAAAGTGGTACTCGAGGAGACAGGCGGTGAAGGAGCTGCTCATCACTCTCATCAGGCTCCTGAAGGAGCTGTCGCCCTGGGAGAGCAAGATTATTAAGGCCTTTCAGAGGAACAG GGCACGGTTAAAAAAGGACTACGAGGATTTCAAAAAGCATCCCGAGTACGACAGCTTCGTCAGGGAGGAATGGATCGAGGATGACAGAGATGGGGCTGTGGCAAAAGACGGTCACTCCTCGGATAACCCAAAAACGACCGAGAGAGCTGAGAAATTGGATGCAGTGAAGACAG AAGACACTAAGCAGCAAGCCGTGGAATCATCCCGGAGGAGTCGCACTCCTAGGCAAGAAACCATAGGCCTGGATGAGCACAGAACCCCGTTTAGAACCACTAAACGGGCACCGAGTGGCAACACCGATGAAGAGTTGGCTTTGAGAAAAAAACTCAGAATTACTGGTGAGGAACAAGCCAGTACTACAGTGCCAGCTGAAGTCAAGGAATCAAACCCAGCAGCAGAGTCCTTGGTCGTAGAAACCAGCAAGGTTACAGCACCTGTGGCTGTTTTTCTGAAGGGCTCCAAGCCCATCCAGGCCTTGTTAGCTAAGAGTATCGGGAACAAGGTGACCTTAATCAGtcagcctgctgcagctgccatgGTTCCCAAATCAGAGATTCCCCAGAAAACGTCAAAACCCTTGGCAAGCCCTGGGAAACCACTGCAATCCTCATTCATACCAAAGAGTCCAGTGCAGGGTCCAGTACAGGGCATCTACAAGATATCGGAGGGCATGGACCTACTCGGCAAAAGCACCACCCCAGAGAAGATTGCATTACAGCCACTGCTGGACCAGAAAATTGGGAAGAAGGCCATGCAACAGGTGGTCATCTTACCTACGATGAAAGAGCCTCTGCATCACAATATAACGACAGTTTCTGTCTCAAAACCATCTGCTACACTGCCTGATGCCCCTGGCGTAGCTACAGTGAATAGTACAAACAAGGTCCCCATACAGCAAGTTTCCCCATTGCCTGATGCCTGCAACAGGAAGCCACTAACTTCTGCCGTTATTTCTAGTTTACCAACATCTCCAAAGACCTATTATGCTGGTAATTCTGTTTCCCAAGCAGGACCTGCCCCTAGTGACATCCAAAATAGACTCACTCTGACGAGTCCCAGCAAATCTGACTCCAAACAAGAACTGAAGACTGTATGCATCAGGGATTCGCAATCGATTCTTGTCACCACTAGAGGAGGCAACACAGGGGTAGTGAAGGTTCAAACCTCTGACCAGTCTGTTTCTAGCTTCTTAGCCTCCAGCCCTATCATCACTATCTCCCCACACCTCCAAGCCTTCCTTGTTTCCAAATCCTCTCCATCAGTAGCTTCTTCTACAGTAGTTTCCAGTGCAACAGAAACTACCACATCATCTGCCCCTTCTTTATTTAGCAATTCTCTGACAAATTGTGTATCTCACCACCCATCTGCTGTTTCCATTCCAGTCAGTGCAGGTCAGAGAGTAGGCAACATTGTCAACTTTGCCTTAAACCAGACCCAGGACACTATTTCTGCACCATTAACTGCATCCAAATGTAATATAACTACACAAACTTTGACTCCTAAAAATTCTACATTGCCTATGGTTCCTCAGACCAACCTTAGTTTGCCGACATCCTCAGCTAAAAGTGACATAGCAGTAACTCAGACTTCCTCAACACTCTTTGCTACTCAGCCTCTGACTACAAGGGCTCAACAAGCAGAAGGACTAGCTGAACGGCCTTCCATGCAAAGGGTCATCCTTGTTGCTCCATCATCAACCATTGCTACTTCTGCAGTAACAGCAAAAGTACCATCAACTTCCTCTACCGTTCCAGCACCTCGACTCATCTTTATTAGTCAGGCATCTTCCTCTGTGGAACAGCCTCTAGTTAGCATTCCAAAAAAAACAACGTCTAGCGACTCCATGGCAATATCCCTCACTTCAGCATCTCAAATCGCAGACATGAAGATTGGGCTCAACCTTAGTCAAGCCATTGTCAACACAACCAGCTCCTTGCAGAAAGTTCCAACTGGTGGGCTTTCAGATTTGTCCAACAAGCTACCAGCTGAGGCCTTCAGCGTTGGCCTCCCTGTAGCGGGATCAGATTCAAAATGCACACCTGTAACCACATCCAAAGTAAGTGTGGTGGAAACTACATCAGATGGGAAAGCTGTCACATTCCCTGCTTTGAAAGCAGGGAATTTAGTCTCCTCTACACTTCCAGTGCTTTCCCTGCAGCACAGTTCTCTTTCATCCAGAGCCTCTTTGATTCCTAGTGTGGGCAAAACAGCAACAGCCCAATCAGAGGGCAGCTCTTTAAAGAGTGTTGTGGCCTCTTCTGTGAAGAGTTTAATCAACAAAGACTCTGCTTTGATACCTAAAGCCCCCACAGGGACTACGATACCAGGCCTCGTCTTTAATAAACCCCCATTTCAGGCATCAGCAATGTCAAAACCCGTCCCCTTCAAAATTTCTCCTGTGATACTCCCTCCTGTCTTACAGTCTCAAGACTGCACTAGCCCAAGTAAGTCATTTAGCACTACTCCTAGTGCCCCCCAGGCAGCACAACATGCCATAGTCCCGCCCCCATATGAATCCAACACCATGCAACAGAAGATTCTGATTAACACTGCAACCCCTCTGTCACCTGGGAGTCATATCGTTATCAACAACACCCGGTTCATTGTCCCTGCTCAAGGACTTGGGCCAGGGAGTCATATGCTCCTCATATCCAGCCCAGTTGTGCCCTTGTCATCTCCTCAAGGACCAAACCCTTCATCCACTTCCCAGAGGGGTCCTGCAACATCTGTTGCAGCAGCTCCTGTACTGTCTGCTGGACAGAACCCAAGAAAATTCACACCAAGCACACAGCCCCTGCACGGACCTTATATAACACCATCACCCTCCGGTGTTAAACTGGCTTCCTCTTATACATGTTCTACTCCTCAGATGACTGTTGTTGGGAACACAACTAAATCCCCACTGCCTACTGGCAACACCACATCAGTTGCGCAGGTTCCACAGCTATTTGCAGTTGCATCCACACTGTGCCAAGCTCTGCCTAATTCCCAGACTGCTCCTTCGGCCCCCTCTGCCGAAGCGAAAGGCTCGTTGGCTGCTTTGTGTCAAGCAGCAAGTAACCAAACGAAAGAAACTCCTCCACTGGCTTCCCAGAAGCCAGGACGTCCACCGGGTGCCACAAAAGCAGCACCTTGGCAAATAGGACT